A window of Rhodothermales bacterium contains these coding sequences:
- a CDS encoding tyrosine-type recombinase/integrase has product MARKAEGPTLQRDPRTNKLITQFRIAGRKYRRSTGCTDKAEAKVEANRIYKEELARATKKLVGNPIIAELFDQWLDDIDGTVSERYWTTQAKRTVFLAERFESVSDVTPHAVREYIKERLKSVTATTVRRDLVPLRQCLRWAFDEGLIDQPPFIPLPKKRARGTRAIDTRRVGLTDAQVESLLRALPERTRKGHPVRDLFTVAWDTGLRHDGIFRLEAGRHFRLDRKTLHVTKDIDKNGYERELPLTDRAYESLAAQGVDVGPIFQRWDYRKSLRTAAKSLGLDPDDLKSLDMRDFRHAATDDGARKSGHLSGLAYMAGHTDKHTTSRYIHPRIDDAREVLNKRFPSNGTPSGTRTGGGEGSQ; this is encoded by the coding sequence ATGGCTCGAAAAGCAGAAGGTCCAACCCTTCAACGGGATCCGCGCACGAACAAGCTCATCACGCAGTTCCGCATCGCAGGCCGCAAGTACCGACGATCGACAGGGTGCACTGACAAGGCTGAAGCAAAAGTCGAAGCGAATCGCATCTACAAAGAAGAGCTCGCCCGGGCGACGAAGAAGCTAGTCGGGAATCCGATCATCGCCGAGCTCTTTGATCAATGGCTCGATGACATCGACGGCACCGTGTCAGAGCGGTACTGGACGACGCAGGCGAAACGTACCGTCTTCCTCGCCGAACGCTTCGAGTCGGTGTCCGATGTTACGCCGCACGCTGTCCGCGAGTATATCAAGGAACGACTGAAATCTGTCACCGCAACGACCGTGCGGCGCGACCTGGTCCCGCTTCGCCAGTGCCTGCGCTGGGCGTTTGACGAAGGACTGATCGATCAACCGCCGTTCATTCCGCTTCCGAAGAAGAGAGCGAGAGGGACCCGAGCGATTGATACGCGAAGGGTTGGCCTGACCGACGCGCAGGTTGAATCACTTCTGCGCGCCCTTCCGGAGCGGACGCGGAAGGGGCATCCAGTTCGCGACCTGTTCACGGTCGCGTGGGACACCGGGCTGCGTCACGACGGGATCTTCCGTCTCGAGGCCGGTCGCCACTTCCGCCTGGACCGAAAGACACTGCACGTCACGAAAGACATCGATAAGAACGGGTACGAGCGCGAGCTACCCCTGACCGACCGAGCCTACGAATCACTTGCGGCCCAAGGGGTCGACGTCGGCCCCATCTTTCAGCGGTGGGATTACCGCAAAAGCCTCCGGACCGCTGCCAAGTCTCTCGGACTCGACCCCGACGACCTCAAGTCCCTAGATATGCGGGACTTTCGGCACGCCGCGACCGACGATGGGGCTCGAAAGAGTGGACATTTGAGCGGTTTGGCGTATATGGCCGGCCACACCGACAAGCACACCACCAGTCGGTACATCCACCCGCGAATCGATGACGCACGAGAGGTACTGAACAAACGATTTCCTTCTAATGGCACACCAAGTGGCACACGGACCGGCGGGGGCGAAGGAAGTCAGTAA